In the Malaya genurostris strain Urasoe2022 chromosome 1, Malgen_1.1, whole genome shotgun sequence genome, one interval contains:
- the LOC131434893 gene encoding uncharacterized protein LOC131434893: protein MKKKNTIMDYQRFESILAASPLPRPSSSAGRVHPVDPDRTPQDSDDNEYDQPHQPPPFRRSHSMRSSFTSLRSLKTRLKHPTAAAKYGPLSSPGRECSHQHQPQHQQQHQHQHTFTTAAAAAAKANLKTKLLKLRETYAEFKRLQSSSSSSSSDSAKAHTKFDTECWVNFKIPDSIPPKAAALLLEGPARRKVQRSQSLRPSERTNLEPKYATTIGGRTTEATATTCQSGKLTVRKVSLQSEAMPTIPKPSDGTQHNLTIARTATIRKSSVWANSSSSNKELFVFDFFLWDLSTKERKPVSRCS, encoded by the coding sequence atgaaaaaaaagaacacaatCATGGATTACCAGCGGTTTGAAAGCATCCTAGCAGCAAGCCCACTTCCACGGCCGTCCTCTTCCGCTGGTCGGGTTCATCCAGTGGACCCCGACCGAACGCCACAGGATAGTGACGATAATGAGTATGACCAACCGCATCAGCCACCGCCGTTCCGCCGCAGCCACTCGATGCGATCATCCTTCACCTCACTGCGAAGTCTGAAAACACGCCTCAAGCACCCAACGGCAGCTGCAAAATACGGACCACTATCGTCACCGGGGCGTGAATGTTCCCACCAGCACCAGCCACAACACCAGCAGcagcaccagcaccagcacacaTTCACAACGGCTGCGGCAGCAGCAGCTAAAGCCAACCTGAAAACCAAACTGCTAAAACTACGGGAAACTTATGCCGAGTTCAAACGGTtgcaatcatcatcatcatcatcctccAGTGACAGTGCCAAAGCGCACACCAAGTTCGATACGGAGTGCTGGGTTAACTTTAAAATACCGGACTCCATTCCACCGAAGGCGGCAGCACTTCTGTTGGAAGGACCGGCCCGGCGAAAAGTCCAACGGTCCCAATCTTTACGGCCGTCGGAGCGAACCAATCTCGAGCCCAAATATGCGACCACGATAGGAGGACGAACCACAGAAGCCACGGCAACAACTTGCCAAAGCGGGAAACTGACAGTACGAAAAGTCAGCCTACAATCGGAAGCGATGCCTACGATCCCGAAGCCTTCCGACGGTACCCAACATAATCTAACCATCGCAAGGACGGCAACCATCAGGAAAAGCTCGGTGTGGGCCAACAGCAGCAGTAGCAATAAGGAACTGtttgtatttgatttttttttatgggacctttcTACGAAAGAAAGAAAACCCGTTTCCCGCTGTAGCTAG